DNA sequence from the Acidimicrobiia bacterium genome:
TCCTTCCACATCCACGCGATCTGCTTCGGCGTCTGGAACAGCGTGTAGCCGAACTCGGTGCGTCCGAGGACCTGGCCGTTGACGTGCGCGGCGGCTTCGGAGGCGAGGAACGCGACGAGCGGCGCGTTCAATGCCGGGTTCTCCTCGGCCGGCGGCGCCGCACCCGACTTCTCGAACAGCGACGCGGTCATGCGCGTCGCACCCGACGGCGCGACCGCGTTCACCGTGACGCCGTACTTGCCGAGCTCGAGCGCCCACACGAACGTCATGCCCATGAGCCCGGCCTTCGCGGCGCCGTAGTTCGTCTGCCCGAAGTTGCCGCGCAGACCGGCCGACGACGTGATGTTCACGATGCGCCCGTAGCCGCGCTCCTTCATGATCGGTGCGGCGTGGCGCGCGCAGTTGAACGAGCCCTTGAGGTGCACCGCGATCACGGAGTCGAAGTCGGATTCCTCCATCTTCACGAGCGTCTTGTCGCGCACGATGCCCGCGTTGTTCACGAGGATGTCGATCGTGCCGAAC
Encoded proteins:
- a CDS encoding SDR family NAD(P)-dependent oxidoreductase encodes the protein MGLLDGRTAVVTGSGRGIGREFALCFAREGANVVVNDVGVSLDGRGTEDDPAAQVCKEIEALGSKAVPNYDSVSDFDAAGRLVNTAVDAFGTIDILVNNAGIVRDKTLVKMEESDFDSVIAVHLKGSFNCARHAAPIMKERGYGRIVNITSSAGLRGNFGQTNYGAAKAGLMGMTFVWALELGKYGVTVNAVAPSGATRMTASLFEKSGAAPPAEENPALNAPLVAFLASEAAAHVNGQVLGRTEFGYTLFQTPKQIAWMWKDGGFTPAEVAANFDKILGQHLQPVGMVMPKTMERRS